The following nucleotide sequence is from Aspergillus luchuensis IFO 4308 DNA, chromosome 1, nearly complete sequence.
CTGGAACCTGTCCTTTTGCCTTGCCTGGCAGCCTAACAAAACTTAGTACAACGTAGATAGTATCTGGGTCGGGTTCAGTTATCCACCGCACAGTGGACCCAAATCTAGACTGTTAACCTGATGTGATTACTATCATCCCAGCCCTCGGCGGCCGAATGAGATGGACGATGCGCATCTCCAAGCTGGCCTGTGAGCACTAGACTAGTACTTTTGAAGAAGATTGAGTGGCACACCAGTCCTTGAAGACAAGGCACTACGGATGTCTCACAGTGCTATTCTAGCCAAGCAATGTGGTGTGGTCTTAATGCTCAAGGCAGATGAATTACAGTGCGTAAATTCGACGATTTAGCTTTCAAGCTCGAGTCTCTTGCTAGCTAGTCATTACTTttgcctctgcctcctcgCTTCTCTTGACGCCCCGTCTACAGGCTGTAGATCGGCTGGCTCCTGTGGGCACCAATGTCAGTCAGCTTTGCACACGGATCCATACTGGATACGCGGCAATTCTCTATGGGGATGTGGACACGATGGCCAGTGATTACTGCGTAGCGACCACTAACCGCACAGGAAGTTTTTAGGCTTCCGAGGTTTGTCCATGGTAGTGACTGGACCGGGCGCTCTGGGAGAATGGGGCCCGGTGGCTCTTCGGAGGGTGGCTGCCAACGACGAAATTGAAAGGCGAGACTTCTCAGTGCTAAGCGAGCGGTACGGAGAATCGAGGCTCAAGAATGGTAGTTAAATGCGAGTAAGGAAACTCCGAAGGATGATGGGCCTGACAATCTGAAGAGCAGTTTCATGATAATTAGTTGCTACTTCCAGGGAATGGTGTAAACAGACCAAGGTCATCCTAGGCCCCGCACCGGAAAACAGGTCCTTGACAGAGCCTTTATCTTtgtaaaaaaagaaaaactttCGCGGGTGATATCGAAAGGGTTCCTACAGTAGTGGGATCAGGGCAGCCACGGTGTTCACCAATTGGCGAAACAATTAGTTACTTTACGGCAACCAGCCATGTCAGCACTCAACAAGCGTCTAGGAATCCCCGACGGGATGAAATCCATTTCCCACTACCAATCGTTGTGGATGACAGCGGGGGCCTGACAGGGATGCGCGATAGCGTCAAGGGAGCATCGGGAATTATTCCAATACCGACTAAGCGGGGTGTCAGGACGGAACAGGCGATCATCATGTCTGacaggaaggaaagacaggTGGTCTTATTGTCTGAATTAGAGTCAGCCATCACTCGGGTATAGTAGTGGTCTCGCACAACATGACCTTGAGGCACATAATCCCCTCCGGTAATATGTTCAAGGAATCTCTGGGAAGACTAATCGACGACCATAACGAATGTTGCAAGTAGTGATACTAACCAACAGCTGTTGTTCATTGAGAGCAACGCACTCATGTAAACGCAAGAGGGGCCACACGGAATCTCCGCTGGATGTTAATGTTGGTGGCGGAAATTCGGGGGAAATGAATGGTGCGGTACTGGTAGGGCGGGTGGTCCGTAGGCAAAGATGACAAGATTAGTCGCACTAAGGAGTCATGTCAGTCGCTTCAACTAGCATCGGGTCTCTTACCAGTAGCCGCCGTTGAGATTACGGGCCAATTTGTTGGACCTCTCCAGACCCAATTGTAAGAGCTCGGATTACTCCGGGTCTTTCTGTCTCCTGACGAAGTTAAAACACTCGCGATGGATGAGTGAGATCTTGCTCTCTTCAGATGTGGTTATATCACAATGGTCATGTTGTCAATGCCTCGATTACGCCGCGAAATTAAAATACCCGGAACGTTAAACCTGAAACCCGGGCGACCCAGCAGTATGGCCAGGGCCGTGTTTTCCGCGTTAGCGGGTACGCCAGTGCATTGACATTTGTCATttttggaggggaaggtgggaGGGGCTTGCAGCAACTGTGCATATCGACTAATACAAGGGTTTTCGTTCCTATCCTCCCAAAAGTACAGGGTGCGCGGAGTCGTTCGGATATAATCTTCCCAAATACACACAAGCTTCTCCAATTAGCATTATCAGTATCATACGATATTATTTCCTAGTACCGAGCAGTACTCTGAAAATGCCTATGGCTAGTAAGCACACCTTGCCTATATCGGAGGAACCCCAAAAGTTTGGCGACACTTCCCACTTACTGTATCCTAAGTTGGCATCAGTGCTTTCCTGAACGACACATGCAGCTCTCGCGATAATAACTCTCCTCTGCTCTGGATCCACTCCAACCGTGAAATGTAATATTCATTATCAATAGCAAGGCCATTGGGGGCCACAATGACCTGAATGGGACAGTCATAAGATCAGGTAATATACCTACAAGGCTTCGACTACTCTGGGGTTCGCCTAGCTGCAGAGTTCATCAACCAGAGAACCCCAGTACATGTGCCAGTCGCCAGCTGCTGTTCTTTGCCGTCTGAAACGGTAACAGTAACAGTAATTTTAAATGACGCCACGGTATATACCATACCTTAGTATAAGGGCAATCTTACTCAAGCCAGACACGGTCGCTCTTGACAACATCCTCTACTGAATGACCGCAGATGCGCGACACTCGGGGATACGGAGGCTTTTGTAGGGCCAAGAAGCCGAACTCTAAGAGGATTCTTCCGGCTGAACTCAAATTACAAATGGTGGTGTGAGCCACATCTCCGCCCTGCTACTTCTTCACGAGAGAGTACGATAAAAGATCGACTCGAAGGAATATGTGAGGATCCTGAGGAATTAACACTTGCAGTCCAATACTATTCATTTCTTCTCACGCGACACCATGGGCATGATCGACAAATCTATGCCTATATTCAGCACGCACCCAAGAGCTGTCAAAGGAAGTATCTAGGCGGTAGGACTACTATATTCCAAATAGTAGTAGCATGTAGATGATGTTTGTAGTTGAGCCCAGTCCATGTCTCATAGGAATGTTTCACTTGCTTTCTGAAAAGCTCCATAGATCTAAGAAGGTATTCAAACCGGCTGCTGCTTCCTGTTCTGTAGGGTGTCCATCGACTGTGTAAAGGCATCCGAGCCCAGTcagtcttctccatcatcggATTTCACTACCTACTGCTGTCaatgatcatcatcccgcTCTGCACAATTCCATTAGGGTTGTCGGAAAGTGGGCTCAACACGAGCGCGAAGCTCAAGAAACATTATCCCGCCCTAGCGCCCTCGCATCCGACCAATGTGTTCTACAAAAGCAAAGATGACATGCGGGTACGTAGCTATAAAAAAGCAACCTATAGGAATTGGGCTGCAAAGCTCATCGGACATGGCCCATGTGAAAACGCTGTGTTGGTAAAACCAACCTGTTACGGACGACCTGGAGGTTTAGTATTTTCACACTGATGAAACGTATCGCAGACCTGCGGCACTTCCTGGCCATGGTACCCTTTTGCGATCGTCTCCAACCCAGCTAATATTACATTCTGCACCTGACATGCTTCAGAGGaactagaaattattttcCGTCAACTTATTCGCTACTAGTTCGAATATTCTGGTGTGGACGATCCTGCCGGATTGAGATCGACACGGCAATAGTTGCGTGCCCGCGTACGATTCAAACCAAGGTCCACTTGAACCATAAATGCGCGTATCGGcaacttcccttcctctcggGAGTCGCACACTTGATGGAAATAGGGTTGCCGATCTCACAAAGGGCCAATTCTTCGCATACTGCTGGCTCTGCTCTATTCTTGCACAATTGCGAATGCCGGATGTTGTGGGTGGTAGTAGGTGCCGAGACAAAGTCCGGTCAACCGCAGCACGATTGGCACTATTAGGTGATTTTCTACCTGAAGCATGATCGGCCTTCGGCTCGTGTTGGGATCTTCAGTTCTCTAGTTATGCACTATAGGGTCACCAACAGTCATAACGCCCCAGCTACAATCTGACTATCACATCTGTTGGAAAAGGCACGAGACGGTTATCTGACAGAAACAGTCATACTGTCATTGACCACTACCTTGTACATCTCATTTATTATTCAAACTATATGCTTCACGACACCCAATTCCACTGTTGTGGCGCAGCAGTAAGTAGACTGACTATACTTTACTAACACTTTCCATACTTAGCACCTATACGTGGCATCGAACAATAAGCCAAATATAGCAATCACCAGGGCAATTGACAATGTGAAGACCATCTACACTCTAGTTTCAATCGCCTCTCCGTCTCTCTACGAATTTGCCACCGCCTGTGGATCGGGATTGCGTTAGCAAAGCAGAACGATATGGAGGCAAGGCTGCAGCAAGGCTAGTTCCTCCTGAAGTGAAACATGGACATGTACGTATAAGGTAGGCTATGCCGCGGCTATAGTCAATATGGGGTGATAGTAGCTAGATAGACGCGGCATAAGCTCACCACCCCTGAAGTAAAAAGGAATCACGAGTTACACGCCATAAGATCGGAGATATTCCCCAGATAAGCGGGAGCATCGCACTATAGCAGCCAACATTGCGCCTGGGCAGTGACTATTGGCCCTGCACACCATTACCACGATTGTGCCGAGTATCAGTGCACTTCGATAGaagatagctagctaggaGTGGACAttgaagaaggtggagagctTGACTGATACCCGCTGCTGACCTAGGTCGCcaaggggggggggttggCACTCGGTCAATCATTCACAAATGTGGATGAGGTATaacctatctatctacctgGAGCCTTCATTAGCATTGATTCGAGTCATATCTTggtttcctcttcccctctatCTTTGGACTACAGGTGAAGGAGCCATGGTTCCATGGGAGGGACATGTCCCGATTCGGTGAAGTGCTGGAGGCGCAGAGTGACTAACAGCCTGCTAGATCCGCCGTGTCGGGgcgaggagaggggggggggggaagcaaATGAACCTGGTACGTATAGCCTTGTGCGCAGGCTTGTCTGTGCTCCCCTGTactcctcttttttcttttttggtcCTCGCTAATTTAACCTATTTTTCCATTGGTTCCATCGATCTGGACACAGCATCCCTTGGTCGGCCGTAGCTAGcaccgaggaggaagttgatggGTGATGGAGTTTAGGGGGAGGTGCTAAAGTAGTCGTCGTCCAAGACCCGTTGGAACTGCTCCATTCTGGGAAATTTGCACTTTACCAGACACGGGGCCAGTTATGggctccctcccccaccatcaccggGACCAGGTACCGGTCTGGTACCGTGCGGTACGTATGGTAATGCGCGCGTATGGATGGGTCGGGTTGGGTTTATCATGCATGCACCATCATGCACCTACATACTTAGGGCACATCAGACATTGACTAGTTAGATGTATCTATCTTCCACTCTTCCAACTGGTCTGATATTCTCTGACCTCATCACTGGCGTCGGGTCGATTGCGCCGCGGTCTGAATACTCCGCGGTAGTCTTGGTCCCTTGGCCCTGAGTTTGGCCCTTCTCCCCAAGGGACGGACGGACTGCCCTAACTACCTAGGCATGGGATGGTCGAACTCTGTAAGCCTATCTGTACCTTTTTTGGAATCATTTGCTTTAGAGCAATATGTTGCCAGTTATACATATTTACTATTGGCCCCATGTCGTTCTTCTGTCTCCTGTTACTTTGTACCTGACAGGGACTACTTACCTACTTTACTACCCAGTAAATACCAGGTACTGGTGGAAAGTTAAGTTCTTTTCAACCGACTACATTTCCAGTAGTGTTCACGACCGTGGGAACGGTAAACAATGGTACGAATCGGTTCCTATCAGAACGCTAAATCGGCCAACCCGCCATGCACCCTTTTTAACATCGAACTGGAGCCTTTCCGACAAGACCTCTGCCCCCCTCAAGCTCTCCACCTCCCGACTCCGAGGGCTCGACTAGTTCACTGGGTGTATGCTCCGTGAAGGTCCAGTGGCTACGGACCACTCCTTTTCGCTCCAATGATGTCTTGCTAGTTGGGCTACTAACTCCTAACCTTTCCTAACTCCTCCTAAGCTCACTCGGCCGCCCCGCCCCGTATTATtcctgttattattatttctcgtccttattattagtattatttgtCCCTCCATGctgtaaagaaaaaaaaaaagttttaagCCCAAAGGAATTGAAAAGGCCCCAAAAAATTACAGAAGGTagatggaaaaaaaaaataataataataaaacaaagagaaaattaaaaaaagagtCAGAAGAGTCAGACTAAAGAGTCAAAACCGAAAGTCACCACCCACCAGggcctcttctcttctttttcttcttcgagtcTCCCGCAACTGCCGCAGATCACCATCCTTTTATGTACCTTTTCCCCTCTGGTGTCCATTTTTCCGGTCTGCTTTCTTCTGGCACCAGGGCCTCTcatctgtctttctttttttcctttcccttccctcctcgaGTGTTCCACCTCACTGTCAATCCCCTGGCACGAACAAgtgttctttcttccccctgAGTGCTAGGGAGCGTTTGTTGTGTTTCACCCTCCGTCTCTACTATTgacccctccccatcaccatgggTCTCTTTAAGCGCAAAGACTCTAAGAACTCGATTCAAAgcgagaaggaggatttCGACTCGACCGTAACCGTCAACAGCGCTCGTACCTCCAATGCATCATTGAGATCGCCCGGTTATAAAGGAAGTGGGCTGCCTGCCTCCATCCCAGAACTACCCATTGCCAAACCACCTGATTCGGCCCTCGATCCAGCGGCCTACCTGCGGAGTATCCATGCTGTCCGTGAGCGCTGTAGCCTTGTTTTGAACAAGGCCAAGAGAAATAGACTCAACCACTTTGATGTGGATATGGGCAAATTCATGGCCACTGCATCTTACATTGTCTCCATTATCAAGGTACTTTCTATATGCTGCAGCCATCTCGGCCAAAGGATTAGCCCAGTCCCTCTATTCCGTCTCAGGTTTGCTAATCAAAGCTATCGTTTGCAGAGAGATTATGGCCCGGACTACGactccattcctcctcatGGCCGTTGGCAACACTTCGACGTGGGTGGACGACCCCGCGTCAACCAATTGCTCCAGTCCTGGCCCAGTACCATTGATGCGCAGGAGCGTACCCGGCGATTGATCGACCTTTTCGTTGTTTCCGTCCTTCTCGATGCTGGTGCAGGTACCAGGTGGTCATACAAGTCGAAGGAGTCCGGCAAGTTCTATTCGCGGAGCGAGGGTCTGGCCGTGGCAACCTTGGAAATGTTTAAGAGTGGTATGTTTAGCAGCGATCCGACGGAGCCTTGTCAAGTGGATGGGGCAggcctgaagaagatcacGGTCGAAGTACTCGCAAAGGGATTGCAACACTCCGAAACCAACCCCTTGGCGGGAATTGAAGGCCGAGCTGGTCTTCTGATCCGACTTTCCGAGGCCCTGAACAACCAAGATTTCTTTGGGGTAGATGCTAGGCCAGGCAACATGCTCGGTAAGGCTTTATTCGATGAAGGGTCGCTGGGATCTCGACTAACATAACATCGTTAGACTACCTCCTTTCTCATCCGTCTACACTTGCTTCGTCGGTTCCGATTGTGCCTATCACCACGCTCTGGAGTGTCCTTATGGATGGATTGTCTCCGATCTGGCCGCCGTCCCGCACCCAGATTGATGGGCTATCTATCGGAGACGCCTGGCCGTGCTCCGATCTCCCCAAGTCTCCCCCTGCGAAACCCTGGGAGAGCATCGTCCCATTCCACAAGCTTACGCAGTGGCTGTGCTACTCTATCATGGTGCCCATGTCGAAGCTGATGAAGATCCATTTCGCCGGCAGTGAACTGCTCACGGGTCTACCCGAATACCGGAACGGTGGTTTGCTGATTGACATGGGTCTGTTGACTCTGAAGGAACACGATTTGGAGCGGGGTATTGCCGCCTACAAGGAGAATGCGCAGATCAAGGGCCAACCCAACGTGGAAGTTGTACCACTGTTCTCCACGGATGACGACGTTGTCGTTGAATGGCGGGCTGTGACCGTTGGGTTCCTGGATGAGCTACTGGATGAAGTGAACGGTCAGCTTGGACTGACGGGAGACGATCAGTTGACCCTTGCACAAATGCTTGAGGCTGGATCCTGGAAGGTATGTGATATTTTATCCCTGCACTCATTGTTTTACGTGGGCAACATTTGCTGATGCAGAAGTAATAGGGTGGCCGTGAGATTGCCGAAGTGTCGAGACCCAACACGAAAGAACCTCCGATCATGATCCGTTCCGATGGCACTGTTTTCTAATGATCGCATATCTGTTGATGTTTTGGATACCTGACACCGCCAGTCGACGCCCGTTCCACGGCTGGTGGTCGTGCTTACGACTTTGATGACCGGATGTTTATGCGTCTTACTACTTTCGTGCCCATCGCCTGTGGctccccctttttttctgttcGTTTTGTACAAGGTCTCTGCTGCGGCACCTGGCCGACTTTATACCTAATTTCTTCTGTAGGATCATCGTGAAGAGATGATCGTCTACCTTTCCTGTACACAGTTCCTTGGGCCCTTTTTACCTTCTTGCCTATATTTGGATGGAAATGTGATCATAAAAGTTTACCTGGCTGGGATTAGTCTTTCCGCCAGCAGTCTCAATCCTGACTATTTTCCTTGGAAAAGGAATTATTATGGGGATAGTGTCTTTGCTAGTTTGATAATGTTTTGGTTCTAGTCAATCCACTATAGATGAAGTGGAGCCTGATGATTGGCAAACACCCCTTCCGTGCAGAAAGTCTAATAACAATGGAGGCACATGGGAGGAATGTGGATGAACGCCACCTCCGTGGGACGAATTTCAAGGCagggggaaggagatggATAGTTCGGTGAGAGGGACAATACATTACTCGCATTACTGACCGTGCACTCTGCATCCCATCCAACCTTCAATGTCAGCAGCCCTGGGTGGACCGTGCGCTCTCCACGTGATGGGACCCcggaatattattaatcccGGGAAGAAGCTCATGCAATGACGCCCGGAAGGCTGGTCatccggctgctgctgctccttctgtccaaccaaccaccctcGCCCATTCATTGCCTGTGGAGATCGTTCCCTCCCTCGACTTGCAGGGTCCTACTGCATCCCATGGGCTGGAGGTATTTATGCGGATGCTAAATCCCACATCTCTTCACGGTTGCCATCCATCTGAACGATCACCAGCCCCGTAAAGTGCGGGGTACGGTTAACGGATAGCTCCGGGGAACTGCCACAATGGATatgcgcaagaagaagagaaaggtcCTCTTGATGGGCAAAAGTGGATCTGGAAAATCGTCGATGCGCTCAATCATCTTCAGCAATTATGTTGCGAAAGATGTCCGGCGCCTGGGTGCTACCATTGATGTCGAGCACAGCCATGTCAAGTTCATGGGAAACCTCACGCTGAACCTCTGGGATTGCGGAGGGTAAGTCGCAGTCTCAGGCAATTTCTCGAATCATTGCAGTGTCTAACCCAACATGCTTTTTTACCATGAAACAGACAGGATGCATTCATGGAAACATATCTCGCGTCTCAGCGAGGGAACATCTTCTCCGACGTCGCGGTCCTGATCTACGTCTTCGACATTGAATCCCGCGAGGTCGAGCGCGATCTTGACACCTACaacgccatcatcaacgCCCTGAAAGAATACAGTCCCAATGCCTACGTGTTCTGCCTTGTACATAAACTGGATCTCATCCAAGCCGAGCACCGCCAACGCATCTACGAAGAACGGTCCGCCTTAATTCGCAGTCGTTCGGAGCATTTCAGTATCGACACCTTTGGCAGTAGTATATGGGATCAATCGCTCTACAAAGCGTGGGCCGGCATTGTCCACAAGCTTATTCCAAACTTGACTGTCATCGAGCGCTTCCTGCAAGCCTTCTCCAAGCGAATTGATGCCGAAGAAGTCATCTTGTTCGAACGGTCAACCTTCCTCACCGTAACTTCCGTTTCCTCAGAAGTAGGCGACTTGAACCCCATTTATGATCGCCATGAACGACTCTCCAACATCATGAAAGCCTTCAAGCACTGTGCGGCGCGGAACACCCACACAACCCCTGCATCTGCCGGGTTCGTCGTCATGCATACGAAGACTCCGCAATTCAACGTCTTCCTCGGCCGCTTCACGGACAATACATACATTTTTCTGGTTGTACCGCCGGGCGAGGCAGCCTACAATTGTGCTGTCCTAAACACCATGCTAGCTCGAGAGGGCTTCTCCAAAGCCGCCGCTACCGGTCACGGGGACGGATTTCCCCTCCCTGCGGCTGAATCCCCGGACAACAGCAACGGGACCCATTGATTTGACTCCTCGACCGGCCGCCACCGGCCATCCCTCAAATCAGCCAAGCACTCCACCAAATATAAAAGAGAAAACGGACCCGTACGCCTTATgacgaaaaagaaacgcAAAACAGCATCTCACTTCACTGCGACCAACGAACCAGTCACCTATTAGCCAGCGTCGTTTACACGGCATTCAAACCTACGAAAGCTATGAGCAGAAGAAATGTGTGAGTAAGTACGTAATGCAAAACCAAAACAAATCTGTTTTATTCAAAGACAAAGATACCCTACTTAGCATGCATGGCATtctatatgtatgtatactgttctttcttctttctctcgcaCTTTCAGACTCtccatatcatatcatatcataccaTAATCCTCTCATCTGGATCCATACTTTTACTACTATGTGTAACATGCCAATTGACTATGTTTCTGGTCCTTATGTTCCACGGCtggtaaaaaaaaagttattGTCTTCATTTCCTTATGACTGTctccactcactcactcacctgCTCATTGATGTACTTGCTTCTCACAAATATTTCTCAGTCCATATCTATTGGTTCTATATTACATGGTCATTGCGTGTGTATGttggaaaaaagaagacgatgaagaaagaggaagaggaagaaaacaaTGATGGAAAGGGATTGTGCCATACATTTGATGATCAAGAAACCGCGGAATTAAAAATGCGATATGTTATAACCGATTACTACCATACTTCCATTGAACCAATTGATTCCAGTACTGTGATCTCCTAGACATTAACAGTACTCACTAAGTGCGTAGCGGTACGGTAAGGCAATGGCGAGGTTTCTGTGGCATATCATGTCACGTTCACGTTGCCTGAGGCCAAGAGAGAAGAACTACTTTCTGCAAcattcctactactactactactactactactactactactactactactactactactactactactactactactactactactactactatcaaaTTGCCCGATGTATCATGTGCCAGTGAACCAATCTGTACAAGGAGTACACTCCATCAATAGACAAATGATGCATCCATGCTTGATgcattaaaaaaaaaaaaggaaagggggaaagaaagtaTACCTATTGAATGGAAactagagaagaaaagatatagaaagaaagaaagaaagaagaaacgc
It contains:
- a CDS encoding URC4/urg3 family protein (COG:S;~EggNog:ENOG410PI0G;~InterPro:IPR012469) — translated: MGLFKRKDSKNSIQSEKEDFDSTVTVNSARTSNASLRSPGYKGSGLPASIPELPIAKPPDSALDPAAYLRSIHAVRERCSLVLNKAKRNRLNHFDVDMGKFMATASYIVSIIKVLSICCSHLGQRISPVPLFRLRFANQSYRLQRDYGPDYDSIPPHGRWQHFDVGGRPRVNQLLQSWPSTIDAQERTRRLIDLFVVSVLLDAGAGTRWSYKSKESGKFYSRSEGLAVATLEMFKSGMFSSDPTEPCQVDGAGLKKITVEVLAKGLQHSETNPLAGIEGRAGLLIRLSEALNNQDFFGVDARPGNMLDYLLSHPSTLASSVPIVPITTLWSVLMDGLSPIWPPSRTQIDGLSIGDAWPCSDLPKSPPAKPWESIVPFHKLTQWLCYSIMVPMSKLMKIHFAGSELLTGLPEYRNGGLLIDMGLLTLKEHDLERGIAAYKENAQIKGQPNVEVVPLFSTDDDVVVEWRAVTVGFLDELLDEVNGQLGLTGDDQLTLAQMLEAGSWKGGREIAEVSRPNTKEPPIMIRSDGTVF
- the GTR1 gene encoding Rag GTPase GTR1 (BUSCO:EOG09264IV9;~COG:U;~EggNog:ENOG410PIE6;~InterPro:IPR027417,IPR006762,IPR039397;~PFAM:PF04670,PF00025,PF08477,PF00071,PF01926;~go_function: GO:0005525 - GTP binding [Evidence IEA]) codes for the protein MDMRKKKRKVLLMGKSGSGKSSMRSIIFSNYVAKDVRRLGATIDVEHSHVKFMGNLTLNLWDCGGQDAFMETYLASQRGNIFSDVAVLIYVFDIESREVERDLDTYNAIINALKEYSPNAYVFCLVHKLDLIQAEHRQRIYEERSALIRSRSEHFSIDTFGSSIWDQSLYKAWAGIVHKLIPNLTVIERFLQAFSKRIDAEEVILFERSTFLTVTSVSSEVGDLNPIYDRHERLSNIMKAFKHCAARNTHTTPASAGFVVMHTKTPQFNVFLGRFTDNTYIFLVVPPGEAAYNCAVLNTMLAREGFSKAAATGHGDGFPLPAAESPDNSNGTH
- a CDS encoding uncharacterized protein (TransMembrane:2 (i21-37o105-123i)), whose translation is MQNQNKSVLFKDKDTLLSMHGILYVCILFFLLSLALSDSPYHIISYHNPLIWIHTFTTMCNMPIDYVSGPYVPRLVKKKLLSSFPYDCLHSLTHLLIDVLASHKYFSVHIYWFYITWSLRVYVGKKKTMKKEEEEENNDGKGLCHTFDDQETAELKMRYVITDYYHTSIEPIDSSTVIS